A part of Paraburkholderia azotifigens genomic DNA contains:
- a CDS encoding PLP-dependent aminotransferase family protein has product MQIQLDRTAKLSLAEQIRESISRAIESGLLAPGTRLPSWQDLAAQLGVARGTVQAAYERLSDAQMIETFGAGGTRVAPRLRVAATQPKAPQLGAFMRAYEEMNAGPAIFQLGIPAFEGLPEKLFSRARSSNLLKTGYLSSLLYPDPRGEFELRREIAGNLSIARNFHCHPEQVFITSGYSSGLGMALRVLGLDGKKVWMEEPGFMVTRKGLELARLHIVPVPVDADGLNVDYGIEKAADAALAVLTPGQQAPSARPCL; this is encoded by the coding sequence TTGCAGATTCAGCTCGACCGGACAGCGAAGCTGTCTCTGGCAGAACAGATTCGTGAAAGCATCAGCAGGGCCATCGAGTCAGGCCTGCTTGCCCCCGGCACCCGCTTGCCGTCGTGGCAGGACCTGGCCGCGCAGCTCGGCGTGGCGCGCGGAACAGTTCAGGCGGCATATGAGCGCTTGTCCGACGCGCAGATGATCGAAACATTCGGGGCAGGGGGCACCCGTGTGGCCCCGCGGCTGCGTGTGGCGGCGACTCAACCCAAAGCGCCGCAGCTCGGAGCGTTTATGCGGGCGTATGAGGAGATGAACGCGGGACCGGCGATCTTTCAGCTTGGCATTCCGGCGTTTGAAGGGCTGCCGGAGAAGCTTTTTTCACGGGCGCGCTCTTCCAATCTTCTGAAAACCGGATACTTATCGTCGCTGCTCTATCCCGATCCACGAGGGGAGTTCGAACTGCGCAGAGAGATCGCGGGCAATCTCTCCATCGCCAGAAACTTTCACTGCCATCCTGAGCAGGTGTTTATCACTTCAGGATACAGCTCGGGCTTAGGCATGGCATTGCGGGTGTTAGGTTTGGACGGTAAGAAAGTCTGGATGGAAGAGCCCGGTTTCATGGTCACCCGCAAAGGTCTGGAACTCGCGCGTTTGCATATCGTGCCGGTGCCGGTGGATGCAGACGGTCTCAACGTCGACTATGGTATCGAGAAGGCCGCGGACGCCGCGTTAGCCGTCTTGACGCCCGGTCAACAGGCCCCCTCGGCTCGACCCTGTCTCTGA
- a CDS encoding aminotransferase class I/II-fold pyridoxal phosphate-dependent enzyme, with translation MLEWAAASGAWIIEDDYLGELQLQGRPAPAMASLGEGKRVIHIGSFSKTVSPALRLGFVVAPAELANAFSEVAATLAPAPSPVIQLATAQFMRDGHYIRRVRRLKRLYSAQRDALCEQLRMHDAQWVNAGLAVLLRLPDGAPDVRIVREAMTVGIAPSPLSVWFANPSWTLPGLLLGVATAPEQHLAASCQRLFEIIDRYRS, from the coding sequence CTGCTTGAATGGGCGGCCGCGAGCGGTGCCTGGATCATCGAAGATGACTACCTCGGCGAGCTTCAACTGCAAGGCAGGCCGGCACCTGCCATGGCCTCGCTGGGCGAGGGCAAACGGGTCATCCACATCGGTTCCTTCAGCAAGACTGTTAGCCCCGCTCTGCGGCTTGGATTCGTCGTGGCGCCTGCCGAGCTGGCCAACGCATTCTCCGAGGTCGCCGCGACGCTTGCCCCCGCGCCATCACCCGTCATTCAGCTCGCCACGGCTCAATTCATGCGTGACGGTCACTACATCCGGCGCGTGCGTCGGCTCAAGCGGCTATATTCCGCCCAGCGTGACGCGCTATGCGAGCAGTTGCGAATGCACGACGCGCAGTGGGTTAACGCCGGCCTGGCAGTCCTTCTCCGGCTCCCGGACGGCGCGCCCGACGTGCGGATCGTTCGTGAAGCGATGACCGTTGGCATAGCGCCATCGCCCTTGTCCGTGTGGTTCGCGAATCCGTCCTGGACTTTACCTGGCCTGTTGCTCGGGGTTGCTACGGCGCCTGAACAGCACCTTGCCGCATCGTGTCAGCGGCTGTTCGAGATCATTGACCGATATCGCTCCTGA